The proteins below are encoded in one region of Deltaproteobacteria bacterium:
- the rplU gene encoding 50S ribosomal protein L21 — protein sequence MYAVISTGGKQYKVCQGETIRVEKIPGEIGAPISFDRVLMLSDGETVKIGQPTLPGTAVEGHIVEQGKAKKIIVFKYKRRKRYHRKRGHRQQFTALRIDAINVSLEDISKEQ from the coding sequence ATGTATGCTGTAATATCTACTGGGGGGAAACAGTACAAGGTCTGTCAGGGAGAAACCATAAGAGTTGAAAAGATCCCAGGCGAGATCGGCGCCCCTATCTCATTTGATCGCGTCCTGATGCTATCTGATGGAGAAACAGTGAAAATAGGCCAGCCGACGCTTCCTGGCACAGCAGTAGAGGGCCACATTGTTGAACAAGGGAAGGCCAAGAAAATCATCGTTTTTAAGTATAAACGCCGCAAGCGTTATCACAGAAAAAGGGGCCATCGGCAACAGTTCACAGCGCTCAGGATCGATGCAATTAACGTATCTTTAGAAGATATCTCGAAGGAGCAATAA
- the rpmA gene encoding 50S ribosomal protein L27: protein MAHKKAGGSSKNGRDSNGQRRGIKRFGGQAVLSGNILVRQLGTKVHPGNNVGMGKDYTLFAKTDGIVTFERMGRSRKRVSVYRVSA, encoded by the coding sequence ATGGCACATAAGAAGGCAGGCGGCAGTTCAAAAAATGGCCGCGACAGCAATGGCCAGAGGCGTGGAATCAAACGTTTCGGCGGGCAAGCGGTTTTATCTGGAAACATACTGGTGCGACAGCTCGGGACTAAAGTCCATCCTGGAAACAATGTGGGCATGGGAAAGGATTACACCTTGTTTGCCAAAACGGATGGCATTGTCACATTTGAACGCATGGGACGTTCCAGGAAAAGGGTCAGTGTCTATCGGGTGTCAGCTTAG
- the obgE gene encoding GTPase ObgE: MKFVDEALIIVQAGDGGNGCVSFRREKYVPKGGPDGGDGGKGGDVVFKTTSQTNTLYSFSFARQFKAKRGAHGRGKRQTGKHGKDRIIEVPPGTLIREAESGRIIKDLSGRGESFVAVHGGRGGLGNQHFASSRNRAPRYAQKGEPGEMLKLKLELKLLADVGVIGLPNAGKSTLISKLSSARPKIADYPFTTLTPSLGVVEPEGADPFVIADIPGLIEGAHLGAGLGITFLKHVERTRFLLHLIDIAALPAEDVLRPYRVINLELQSFNPKLSEATQVVVLNKVDKPGAHALAGEVAKSLKPLNPDIWVISALTGEGLNPLKAHLGELVEVAQRAAA; encoded by the coding sequence ATGAAATTCGTTGACGAAGCGCTAATCATTGTCCAGGCTGGGGACGGCGGTAACGGTTGTGTGAGCTTTCGACGAGAAAAATACGTTCCCAAAGGGGGGCCAGACGGAGGTGATGGCGGCAAGGGCGGTGATGTTGTTTTCAAGACCACATCCCAAACCAACACGCTTTACAGCTTTTCTTTTGCAAGACAGTTCAAGGCCAAAAGAGGCGCCCACGGACGGGGGAAACGACAGACAGGAAAACATGGCAAGGACCGGATCATTGAGGTTCCTCCTGGCACGTTGATACGGGAGGCCGAAAGCGGCCGTATCATCAAGGATTTGTCCGGTAGAGGCGAATCTTTTGTTGCCGTCCATGGTGGCCGAGGAGGCCTGGGAAATCAGCATTTTGCCTCCTCGAGAAACAGGGCGCCCAGATATGCTCAGAAGGGCGAACCGGGAGAGATGCTCAAGCTGAAGCTGGAGCTGAAGCTCCTGGCTGATGTGGGCGTTATCGGATTGCCCAATGCGGGCAAATCGACCCTTATCTCGAAGCTTTCATCAGCCCGTCCCAAGATCGCCGACTACCCATTTACTACTCTGACACCATCTCTTGGCGTGGTCGAACCTGAGGGAGCCGATCCTTTTGTGATCGCTGACATTCCCGGCCTTATTGAAGGGGCACACCTCGGGGCAGGTCTGGGAATAACATTTCTCAAACATGTTGAACGGACCAGGTTTTTGCTCCACCTCATCGATATTGCTGCTTTGCCGGCAGAGGACGTCCTGCGCCCCTACCGGGTGATAAATTTGGAACTTCAGTCATTTAATCCGAAGCTTTCAGAAGCCACTCAAGTCGTTGTCTTAAACAAAGTGGACAAGCCAGGTGCCCATGCCCTGGCAGGCGAAGTCGCCAAATCCCTAAAGCCGTTGAATCCGGATATCTGGGTTATTTCCGCACTTACGGGGGAAGGGCTGAATCCGTTGAAAGCCCATTTGGGAGAGCTGGTGGAAGTTGCCCAGCGGGCCGCTGCCTGA
- the proB gene encoding glutamate 5-kinase: MTTKQERIEIRKDLFNRVKRAVIKVGTGVLTDDQKPAASVITHLARQISWLMDEGRQVILVSSGAIGLGVIKVGLRERPTDIPHKQAAAAAGQPSLMHAYEKAFGRYRKKVAQVLLTRDDLCNRRRHLNARNTLNVLLDWGILPIVNENDTVVVNELKFGDNDNLAAMMTHLMDAQMLVNLTDIDGFYDKDPHVHKDASLVPLISKIDRSVEQTACDIPGALGTGGMSSKVQTAKKVTTSGIPMVIASGLTPNILKSLFQGKDVGTLFLPGRQKMTCRKCWIAFTLKEKGAIRVDRGAARAICKQGRSLLPIGIMDVDGEFREGDMVSCLDPDGTAFAKGLVNYKASDIRKVIGLKTSQIRKRLGHKYYDEVIHRDNLVITLDETEDPLCQ; this comes from the coding sequence ATGACTACGAAACAGGAACGAATAGAGATACGGAAGGACTTGTTCAATCGTGTCAAACGCGCTGTGATCAAGGTGGGCACTGGCGTTCTGACCGATGATCAGAAGCCCGCAGCGAGTGTGATCACCCATCTCGCTCGGCAGATATCCTGGCTTATGGATGAGGGGCGTCAAGTGATCCTTGTGAGTTCAGGGGCCATTGGCTTGGGTGTGATCAAGGTGGGTTTGAGAGAAAGGCCAACGGATATTCCCCACAAACAGGCTGCGGCAGCAGCAGGGCAGCCGAGCCTTATGCATGCCTATGAGAAGGCCTTTGGCCGATATAGGAAAAAAGTGGCCCAGGTTCTGCTCACGCGGGACGATCTTTGCAATAGGAGGCGTCACCTGAACGCCCGCAATACCTTGAATGTTTTGCTGGATTGGGGGATTTTGCCCATAGTCAACGAGAACGATACCGTGGTTGTGAACGAACTCAAGTTTGGAGATAATGACAACTTGGCGGCAATGATGACGCACCTAATGGACGCCCAGATGCTTGTCAACCTGACCGATATTGACGGGTTTTACGACAAAGACCCGCATGTCCATAAAGACGCTTCGTTGGTGCCTTTGATCTCGAAAATCGACCGAAGCGTTGAGCAGACGGCCTGCGATATTCCTGGAGCGCTCGGCACGGGGGGGATGTCGAGCAAGGTCCAAACAGCTAAGAAGGTAACCACCAGCGGTATCCCTATGGTAATTGCAAGCGGGCTCACACCCAACATCTTAAAAAGCCTGTTTCAAGGCAAGGACGTGGGAACCCTTTTTCTCCCTGGAAGGCAGAAGATGACATGCAGAAAATGCTGGATCGCCTTTACGCTCAAAGAAAAGGGTGCTATTAGGGTAGACAGAGGGGCGGCAAGGGCCATCTGCAAACAGGGCAGGAGCTTGCTGCCCATTGGGATTATGGATGTGGATGGGGAGTTCCGTGAAGGAGACATGGTCAGCTGCCTTGACCCGGATGGCACTGCCTTTGCCAAGGGCCTGGTGAACTACAAGGCCTCTGACATTAGGAAAGTCATAGGACTCAAAACCAGCCAAATCAGAAAACGACTGGGGCACAAGTACTACGATGAGGTGATCCACAGAGATAACCTTGTGATAACTCTGGACGAAACGGAGGACCCCTTATGTCAATAG
- a CDS encoding glutamate-5-semialdehyde dehydrogenase produces the protein MSIEETVRKIAQAAKKAAKVVSILGTNKKNEALEHVACKLLDQGAAIKEENEKDLAYAREKGLSDAMIDRLTVSDGVIESMAKGLRDVIGLPDPVGEVTGMWLRPNGLQVGRVRIPLGVIGMIYEARPNATIDAAGLCLKAGNAVILRGGSEAFHSNAVLARIIQEALRDSGIPEGAAQVIPARDRLAVNALLAQEDLVDLIIPRGGEGLIRFVVENSKIPVLKHYKGVCHVYVDETSDLGMAEEISYNAKVQRPGVCNAMETLVVHEAVAESFLPKMARRFKDAGVELRGCPVTCRILPEAKEATEEDWLTEYLDLILSVKIVSSMDEAIEHIDKFGSAHTEAIVTSDYGRARRFLREVDASVVLVNASTRFNDGGELGLGAEIGISTSKLHAYGPMGLEELTTTKFVVFGEGQVRT, from the coding sequence ATGTCAATAGAAGAGACTGTGCGTAAAATAGCACAAGCCGCAAAAAAAGCTGCCAAGGTAGTATCGATTTTGGGTACAAACAAGAAAAATGAGGCCTTGGAGCACGTTGCCTGTAAACTCCTGGATCAAGGCGCAGCGATCAAGGAGGAAAATGAGAAGGACCTGGCATACGCAAGGGAAAAGGGGCTTTCAGATGCCATGATCGACCGGCTGACAGTCAGTGACGGAGTTATTGAATCCATGGCAAAGGGCTTGCGCGACGTGATAGGGCTTCCTGATCCGGTTGGGGAAGTGACGGGCATGTGGCTGCGGCCCAATGGCCTTCAGGTCGGTCGAGTTCGCATTCCTCTTGGCGTAATCGGCATGATATATGAGGCCAGGCCGAATGCCACTATTGATGCCGCCGGACTTTGTCTGAAGGCCGGAAATGCCGTGATCCTGCGCGGTGGTTCAGAGGCCTTTCATTCCAATGCCGTTTTGGCCCGCATCATCCAGGAGGCGTTGCGGGACTCGGGCATACCGGAAGGCGCTGCCCAGGTGATCCCTGCAAGGGATAGACTTGCCGTCAACGCCCTGCTGGCTCAAGAAGACCTTGTGGACCTCATCATCCCCAGGGGTGGGGAGGGATTGATCCGGTTTGTAGTTGAAAATTCGAAGATCCCGGTACTCAAGCATTACAAAGGAGTGTGTCACGTTTATGTGGACGAGACCTCTGACCTTGGTATGGCCGAAGAGATCTCATACAATGCCAAGGTGCAGCGGCCGGGTGTATGCAACGCCATGGAGACCCTCGTGGTCCACGAAGCTGTGGCTGAATCGTTTTTGCCGAAAATGGCCAGGCGTTTCAAAGATGCAGGCGTAGAGCTTCGCGGATGCCCTGTGACTTGCCGGATCTTGCCGGAGGCCAAAGAAGCCACCGAGGAAGACTGGCTAACGGAATATCTGGACCTGATCCTTTCGGTCAAGATCGTCTCCTCAATGGATGAAGCAATAGAGCACATCGACAAGTTCGGTTCGGCCCATACAGAAGCTATTGTGACCTCAGATTATGGTCGTGCCCGTCGATTCTTGCGGGAGGTAGATGCCTCCGTGGTGCTGGTGAACGCCTCTACGCGGTTCAATGACGGCGGCGAACTCGGTTTGGGCGCTGAGATCGGAATCAGCACGTCCAAGCTCCATGCCTATGGCCCAATGGGGCTTGAAGAGCTGACCACCACAAAATTTGTCGTCTTTGGGGAGGGGCAAGTCAGAACATGA
- a CDS encoding nicotinate-nucleotide adenylyltransferase, with protein MRLGLFGGTFNPIHIGHLRAAVEVREAFNLDKLLLIPSASPPHKNAGDIASAEDRLEMVRLAVKGTPYLEASDVELARSGLSYTIETLRYFQGHFGPGSTIHFIVGVDAFSEITTWKSYKQLFATAHFIVMTRPGARVKDLGRFILTHISEEYKYDSTSNRYNHPRLCPVFCLNITHLDISATETRKCIRQGHSIRFLVPPTVEDFIDKKRLYR; from the coding sequence GTGCGCTTAGGCCTTTTTGGCGGGACCTTCAACCCTATACACATCGGCCACCTCAGGGCCGCGGTAGAAGTCCGGGAGGCTTTCAACCTGGACAAGCTTTTGTTAATCCCATCGGCCAGCCCGCCACATAAGAACGCCGGAGATATTGCCAGCGCTGAGGACCGCCTTGAGATGGTCCGTCTGGCTGTTAAGGGGACCCCCTATTTGGAAGCCTCTGACGTGGAGCTGGCACGTTCCGGGCTTTCATATACTATCGAGACCTTGCGGTACTTCCAGGGGCATTTCGGGCCAGGCAGCACTATCCATTTTATCGTGGGAGTGGATGCCTTTTCGGAAATCACTACGTGGAAATCGTATAAGCAGCTTTTCGCCACTGCCCATTTCATTGTCATGACCAGACCCGGAGCCAGAGTGAAGGATCTGGGAAGATTTATCCTCACCCACATATCCGAAGAGTACAAATATGACAGCACATCCAACCGATACAATCATCCCCGCCTGTGCCCTGTCTTCTGTCTGAACATCACCCACCTCGACATTTCAGCAACGGAAACCAGAAAGTGTATCAGGCAAGGTCATTCCATCCGTTTCCTGGTCCCCCCCACGGTTGAAGACTTCATAGACAAGAAGAGGCTTTACCGATGA
- the rsfS gene encoding ribosome silencing factor yields MTQPKEPAINDYIKAVQAMKAFDVVVLDVRGLASFADNFIICSARSHRQVSAIAEFVEKDLKAKGIKSLGVEGLQEGHWVLMDYGDVIIHVFYEPVRTYYDLEGLWSDAKRIEVGDG; encoded by the coding sequence ATGACGCAACCCAAAGAGCCGGCCATAAATGACTACATCAAGGCAGTCCAAGCCATGAAGGCCTTTGATGTGGTTGTTCTCGATGTGCGTGGATTGGCTTCCTTTGCAGACAATTTCATCATATGTAGCGCCCGCTCTCATCGGCAGGTATCCGCCATTGCGGAATTCGTTGAAAAAGACCTCAAGGCAAAGGGGATCAAGTCTTTAGGCGTAGAAGGCCTCCAGGAGGGGCACTGGGTCCTCATGGACTACGGGGATGTGATCATTCACGTTTTTTACGAACCTGTGAGAACTTACTACGACCTTGAAGGTCTGTGGTCAGACGCCAAGCGGATCGAGGTCGGTGATGGCTAG